In Quercus robur chromosome 11, dhQueRobu3.1, whole genome shotgun sequence, the following proteins share a genomic window:
- the LOC126707078 gene encoding pyridoxal kinase isoform X2 has product MLLRSPRLGTSSHSGISISRETHIFRSRSLRNSEMSPPLLSLALPSETGRVLSIQSHTVQGYVGNKSAVFPLQLLGYDVDPINSVQFSNHTGKPSFKGQVLNGQQLWELIEGLEANNLLYYTHLLTGYIGSVSFLNTILEVVNKLRSINPKLIYVCDPVLGDEGKLYVPSELVSVYREKVVPVASMLTPNQFEAEQLTGFRIGSERDGREACNILHAAGPSKVVITSIVIDGSLHLIGSHQKEKDQSPEQFKIVIPKIPAYFTGTGDLMTSLLLGWSNKYPDNLDKAAELAVSSLQALLQRTLNDYRSAGYDPQSSSLEIRLIQSQDNIRNPQVAFKAEKFN; this is encoded by the exons ATGTTGTTACGGTCTCCGAGACTTGGCACTTCTTCTCACTCTGGAATTTCAATTTCCCGTGAAACTCACATTTTCCG atcaagaagcttgCGAAATTCAGAAATGTCACCTCCGTTACTTTCCTTGGCTCTACCTTCGGAGACCGGTCGAGTTCTCAGCATTCAATCTCACACAGTTCAG GGATATGTTGGAAATAAATCAGCCGTCTTCCCTCTACAACTATTGGGCTATGATGTGGATCCAATTAATTCAGTGCAATTCTCAAATCACACAGGCAAG CCAAGTTTTAAGGGACAAGTTTTGAATGGACAGCAGCTATGGGAACTAATAGAAGGCCTTGAAGCGAATAATTTATTATACTACACTCATTTACTAACAG GTTATATTGGTTCGGTTTCTTTTTTGAACACTATATTGGAAGTTGTCAATAAGCTTCGTTCTATAAACCCGAAACTTATATATG TCTGTGATCCAGTTCTAGGTGATGAAGGAAAGCTCTATGTCCCTTCAGAGCTGGTATCAGTATATCGTGAAAAG GTTGTCCCAGTGGCTTCAATGTTGACTCCCAACCAGTTTGAAGCAGAACAGTTGACTGGATTCAG GATTGGCTCTGAAAGAGATGGTCGGGAAGCTTGTAACATCCTTCATGCTGCAGGACCATCAAAG GTAGTGATTACAAGCATAGTTATTGATGGCAGTCTTCATCTTATTGGCAGTCATCAGAAGGAGAAG GATCAATCTCCTGAGcaatttaaaattgttattCCGAAAATTCCAGCATATTTCACG GGAACAGGAGATCTTATGACCTCTCTTCTACTAGGTTGGAGCAAT AAATATCCTGACAACCTTGACAAGGCAGCAGAGCTTGCAGTATCAAGCTTGCAG gcacttCTGCAGAGGACACTGAATGACTATAGAAGCGCGGGATACGATCCCCAATCAAGTAGTTTGGAGATTCGTTTGATTCAAAGCCAGGATAACATTCGCAATCCACAAGTTGCATTCAAAGCTGAAAAATTCAACTAA
- the LOC126707078 gene encoding pyridoxal kinase isoform X1, whose amino-acid sequence MLLRSPRLGTSSHSGISISRETHIFRSRSLRNSEMSPPLLSLALPSETGRVLSIQSHTVQGYVGNKSAVFPLQLLGYDVDPINSVQFSNHTAFLKNDAGYPSFKGQVLNGQQLWELIEGLEANNLLYYTHLLTGYIGSVSFLNTILEVVNKLRSINPKLIYVCDPVLGDEGKLYVPSELVSVYREKVVPVASMLTPNQFEAEQLTGFRIGSERDGREACNILHAAGPSKVVITSIVIDGSLHLIGSHQKEKDQSPEQFKIVIPKIPAYFTGTGDLMTSLLLGWSNKYPDNLDKAAELAVSSLQALLQRTLNDYRSAGYDPQSSSLEIRLIQSQDNIRNPQVAFKAEKFN is encoded by the exons ATGTTGTTACGGTCTCCGAGACTTGGCACTTCTTCTCACTCTGGAATTTCAATTTCCCGTGAAACTCACATTTTCCG atcaagaagcttgCGAAATTCAGAAATGTCACCTCCGTTACTTTCCTTGGCTCTACCTTCGGAGACCGGTCGAGTTCTCAGCATTCAATCTCACACAGTTCAG GGATATGTTGGAAATAAATCAGCCGTCTTCCCTCTACAACTATTGGGCTATGATGTGGATCCAATTAATTCAGTGCAATTCTCAAATCACACAG CCTTCTTGAAAAATGATGCAGGATACCCAAGTTTTAAGGGACAAGTTTTGAATGGACAGCAGCTATGGGAACTAATAGAAGGCCTTGAAGCGAATAATTTATTATACTACACTCATTTACTAACAG GTTATATTGGTTCGGTTTCTTTTTTGAACACTATATTGGAAGTTGTCAATAAGCTTCGTTCTATAAACCCGAAACTTATATATG TCTGTGATCCAGTTCTAGGTGATGAAGGAAAGCTCTATGTCCCTTCAGAGCTGGTATCAGTATATCGTGAAAAG GTTGTCCCAGTGGCTTCAATGTTGACTCCCAACCAGTTTGAAGCAGAACAGTTGACTGGATTCAG GATTGGCTCTGAAAGAGATGGTCGGGAAGCTTGTAACATCCTTCATGCTGCAGGACCATCAAAG GTAGTGATTACAAGCATAGTTATTGATGGCAGTCTTCATCTTATTGGCAGTCATCAGAAGGAGAAG GATCAATCTCCTGAGcaatttaaaattgttattCCGAAAATTCCAGCATATTTCACG GGAACAGGAGATCTTATGACCTCTCTTCTACTAGGTTGGAGCAAT AAATATCCTGACAACCTTGACAAGGCAGCAGAGCTTGCAGTATCAAGCTTGCAG gcacttCTGCAGAGGACACTGAATGACTATAGAAGCGCGGGATACGATCCCCAATCAAGTAGTTTGGAGATTCGTTTGATTCAAAGCCAGGATAACATTCGCAATCCACAAGTTGCATTCAAAGCTGAAAAATTCAACTAA